The stretch of DNA GAGTAAAGAATCTAATCTAGTATGGATTAAGGAATAAAATTACTTCACGTGTATGAGATAGAAAAATATAATAGGATTTTAACTCCTGAAGTTAATCAATAAGTTAATTAAATGGCAACACAATAAATAGTGCAGCGGTTTTAAAAGCCGTCGCATTATTTATTTAGCGTGTAATGAAACAACTTCCTCCAGAATTTTTTATGTTTTCACAAAGGTTTATGGCGTCATTGCGATTTTGCGTTTGAATACGAACACGATAATAGATTCCTTTTCCTGGTATGAGAGCAGACTGAATATTTAAAGGACGAGTGCCGATAAGGAATCCAAATCTGGACTTCATGTTTTTCAAAGAATCTCTAGCTAGTGCTTGGGTTGGTTGGGATGCAAGTTGTACGTAATAACTTTCTGAATTTTGTGTGGCTACTTGGCTTGATGATGTTGGGTGAGAAGCAGCATGTGTTTGTGGTTCTAAACTTCTCTCTGCATGCGAAGGAAGTGGTATAACTTTTCCTTTAATACTAGAGGTAGAAGTATTCTCAGCTATTATTTTATCAATATCCCTCATGAGATTATCTTCTGTTGCTTTGTTATTTATATCGGAATCGTGCGAAGAAACAGGGGGAGAGTCTTGAAATTTCTCTACAATAGTTTGATCAGTTGTTTCTTCTGTTTCATAAGAATTTTTTTTCTCTGTGTGATGCATTGGCGCCAGTACAACTGTGCCATCTTGGTTTACAATAACAGTCTGTACTTCTCGCGTTGGAATGGTGTGATTGATGGCTTCTGTCACGGCATCTTCAACGTCAGATTCATTAAGAGAAGAGGATGAAAAACTCGTAGATTCCTGTTGGTTTAATTCTGCTAACTTTTCAGGTTGTTCAGAATTATCAATAAGAGATTGTTGCATGTTTTCTTGTTTTTCATTTTCTTCAGTTGTTTGTTTATAAATATCTAAATTATGTCCAACATCATTCTTCGTTTCAGTTGTTTCGTGTTTGAATTTGAAGGGCGTATTATCAGCATGGATAATGGGTGTGTTTTCATTTTTTGATGGCATAAAAAAGTAGGAATAACCGGCAAAGCCAATTGCTATTAAGATAAGAAGAACAACACTTTTTGTAAGAGTTTTGCCAACAATAAAACTTTTTAAAGGAGGAGTGGCTGATATATGGGTAGGGATTTTATTTGCAGCTTTGTATAAAGAATCCTCGGGAAAAGAGGAGGAGTCATATCTCATATTGTCGGCGGGAAAATAGTTAGCATTTTGATCTTGAGAATTTGTATATGCATCGTCTTTTGGATTTTGCATGGTTTGATGAAAGATTTCATTGAGGACTTCATTTTGCTGTTGTTGTTGCGAAAAATCCGCTTCTGTAATATTTCCTACATTGAATACATCAGCAAACTCTTCTTTTAAATTATCTGTTGGTACATCATATTCTGGGGCTTCATACGGGACTTCAGGAACCATAATTGGTCCAGTTTTTTCTACGATTTCCTCTGCAAATCTATAAGTATCGACATTTGGAGGGGGGGTATCCCTGTGTGTGTAGTTATGAGAAAAAAAACTATCCTTTTGTATTGTACGAGGGATTTCTGAGGAAGGACGTATACTATTTAAATTGTTTTGATCAGAGATATTTTGAGCATTATTGATGTATTGGGCTTGTGCTTCACGATATTCTGGAATTTCTGCAGCATAAACTTCTTGTTCTAAGAATTTTTCTTCGTAAGACTGCGGATAATCGGTAGTATGGCTTTTTTGCGAAAAGCTTTTTAAATCAGATTGTTTGTCGATGTATGTTGAATCTAAAGATAATGGGAAATTACTTGCTGGTTCATTTCTTGCGGTGTTCTTTCTCTCTGAAATAATATCAGAAGGTGAGAAAAATATGTTTGTATCCGTAGAAGGGAGAGGAACATCAGTATAATATTCTTTAACCCAATTTTGTTGATCATTTGAAACTTTAGATGGAGGGTTTACAGGAGTGTCGTGGAAGCTTTGATTATCGTCATAATTTCGTTGTATATTAGGAGTATCTGCTTGTTGTGAGGCTGTTTGTGAAAAACGGTCGGATTGTTCAGCCGGTTCTGTAGTGACACCTTTATTATTGCGTTTATCAGTTTCATCAAAAAAGAATTTTTCTGATTGTATACTAAAATCGCTTTCTTCAAAAAAAGGATCGCTACTGATTGGTGTAGCACTATTTTGAGGTGATTGATTCTTTTGAATAGGTAATGGGGAAAGTGAGTCTAAAATTTTTTCCTCATCATGACTTATAGGTAAAGAATGTGCTTCTTCAGACAAAAAACCACTTTTTTCTCGATAGTTAAAAGAAGTAGTTGGTGTAACGTTTGAAATTTGCTCATTGGTGACTGTGCGTAAATTCTGTTGCTTTTTTTGATCATCAAATGGCAAGTCATGCGTTAAACTATTTTCAAGCTCTGTTTCTAGAAAGGATAAATCAAAGTCGTCATCATGAGATGAAGTTTTAGGGGGATGAGGTACTGATCGATCAGTTTGTAAAGAAGATTGATCGTTTTGGTTTTCGTTTTGTTTGTACGGATGAAAAATTCGTGTAAGCCTCTCTAAAGGATCATGGTGTTCATGAACTTTTTTCATTTCGTGCGGATTTTTGCGATCGTTATCGCTCATAGCTTTTCTCACATGATGATTTGCATTCGCGTGCAATAAAAAATGGTTAATTTTAATGTATTATATTTTGAAATTATAAAATTTCCCCCTCCTATGACAAGGATATATGAAAAAGTTTATCAATAAAGTACTTATTTTATGTATTTAGAGAACTTTTTCAACGCATTTCTGTTGATGCTTCTACTCCTACAATTGTAAGCCCTGATGATAAAATATTCATGATAGCTTGTATTAATCCCAGTCTGGCAAGTGATAGTTCCTTGTCACCGGGCTGAATAAAGCGTAAATGGGGATTGTTACTCCCTTTATTCCAATGAGCATGGAAATTGGAAGCAAGGTCATAGAGATAAAACGCCAATCGATGTGGTTCTTTATGAATTACAGCTTGTTCAATGATGCGTGGATATTCAGTAAGTTTGCGTATTAGGGATATTTCATTATCATCTGTTAATCTATTAAGGTGGAGGATCATTGTGTCTTTTGAGAAATTTTTAATATGAAGGGTTTCTTGCGCTTGACGAAAGACTGAATGACAACGTGCACTTGCATATTGTACGTAAAAGATGGGATTATCTTTTGATTGTTCTGTTACTTTCGCAAAATCAAAATCAAGAGGTGCTTCACATTTACGGTATAGCATCATAAAACGCACAGGGTCACGACCTACTTCTTCCACAACATCACGCAAGGTGACAAATGATCCTGCTCTTTTTGACATGCGCACAGGCTGATCGTTGCGAAAGAGCCTTACTAATTGACATAAGAAAACACTCAATTTGGCTTTATCGTCAGAAATCGCTTTTGCCATCGCTTCTAGCCGCTTTACATAACCAGCATGATCTGCACCTAAAATATAAATCATTTCATCAAAATGACGATTGAATTTATCACGGAAATAAGCAACATCAGCAGCAAAATAAGTGTAAGAACCGTCAGATTTGACTAAAACACGGTCTTGATCATCTCCAACATCTGTTGAA from Bartonella taylorii encodes:
- a CDS encoding SPOR domain-containing protein encodes the protein MSDNDRKNPHEMKKVHEHHDPLERLTRIFHPYKQNENQNDQSSLQTDRSVPHPPKTSSHDDDFDLSFLETELENSLTHDLPFDDQKKQQNLRTVTNEQISNVTPTTSFNYREKSGFLSEEAHSLPISHDEEKILDSLSPLPIQKNQSPQNSATPISSDPFFEESDFSIQSEKFFFDETDKRNNKGVTTEPAEQSDRFSQTASQQADTPNIQRNYDDNQSFHDTPVNPPSKVSNDQQNWVKEYYTDVPLPSTDTNIFFSPSDIISERKNTARNEPASNFPLSLDSTYIDKQSDLKSFSQKSHTTDYPQSYEEKFLEQEVYAAEIPEYREAQAQYINNAQNISDQNNLNSIRPSSEIPRTIQKDSFFSHNYTHRDTPPPNVDTYRFAEEIVEKTGPIMVPEVPYEAPEYDVPTDNLKEEFADVFNVGNITEADFSQQQQQNEVLNEIFHQTMQNPKDDAYTNSQDQNANYFPADNMRYDSSSFPEDSLYKAANKIPTHISATPPLKSFIVGKTLTKSVVLLILIAIGFAGYSYFFMPSKNENTPIIHADNTPFKFKHETTETKNDVGHNLDIYKQTTEENEKQENMQQSLIDNSEQPEKLAELNQQESTSFSSSSLNESDVEDAVTEAINHTIPTREVQTVIVNQDGTVVLAPMHHTEKKNSYETEETTDQTIVEKFQDSPPVSSHDSDINNKATEDNLMRDIDKIIAENTSTSSIKGKVIPLPSHAERSLEPQTHAASHPTSSSQVATQNSESYYVQLASQPTQALARDSLKNMKSRFGFLIGTRPLNIQSALIPGKGIYYRVRIQTQNRNDAINLCENIKNSGGSCFITR